One Aspergillus oryzae RIB40 DNA, chromosome 2 genomic window carries:
- a CDS encoding acetolactate synthase catalytic subunit (thiamine pyrophosphate-requiring enzyme) produces MRAMHYQSFVGLSGGEIFHEMMLRLGVEHVFGYPGGAILPVFDAIYNSKHFDFILPRHEQGAGHMAEGYARASGKPGVVLVTSGPGATNVITPMQDALSDGTPMVVFCGQVPTSAIGTDSFQEADVIGISRACTKWNVMVKSVAELPRRIHEAFEIATSGRPGPVLVDLPKDITAGILRKPIPMNSTIPSLPSAASIAARELSMKQLESTIGRVARLVNVAKKPVLYVGQGLLANPEGPKLLKELADKACIPVTTTLQGLGGFDELDSKALHMLGMHGSAYANMAMQEADLIIAVGARFDDRVTGNITKFAPQAKLAASENRGGIVHFEIMPKNINKVVQANEAVEGDCAENIGHLLPHVNKVSERPEWFAQINDWKARFPFSLYEKQAPEGPIKPQTLIEKLSDLTAHMKDRTLIATGVGQHQMWAAQHFRWRHPRSMITSGGLGTMGYGLPAAIGAKVACPDALVVDIDGDASFNMTLTELSTAAQFNIGVKVLLLNNEEQGMVTQWQNLFYEDRYSHTHQKNPDFVPLAKSMGVAADKLVNPAEMEEKLKWLIESDGPALLEVITDRKVPVLPMVPAGSALHEFLVYDEAKEQERKALMRKRKVIV; encoded by the exons ATGCGCGCCATGCACTACCAGAG CTTCGTTGGACTCAGTGGTGGAGAAATTTTTCATGAGATGATGCTCCGTCTCGGCGTCGAACACGTCT TTGGCTACCCCGGTGGCGCCATTCTTCCCGTGTTCGATGCTATCTACAACTCCAAGCACTTCGACTTTATTCTCCCTCGCCATGAGCAGGGTGCTGGACACATGGCTGAAGGTTATGCCCGGGCTTCAGGAAAGCCTGGTGTTGTCCTGGTCACTTCTGGCCCCGGTGCTACTAATGTCATCACCCCTATGCAGGATGCCCTCTCGGACGGCACGCCGATGGTTGTTTTCTGCGGTCAGGTCCCGACCAGCGCGATTGGTACCGACTCTTTCCAGGAAGCCGACGTGATCGGTATCTCGAGAGCTTGCACGAAGTGGAACGTTATGGTGAAGTCCGTCGCTGAGCTTCCTCGCCGCATCCACGAGGCCTTCGAAATCGCAACCAGTGGTCGCCCTGGTCCCGTCCTGGTCGACCTTCCGAAAGATATCACTGCCGGTATCCTCCGCAAGCCTATCCCTATGAACAGCACCATTCCCTCTCTGCCGAGCGCGGCGAGCATTGCGGCCCGTGAGTTGAGCATGAAGCAGCTCGAAAGCACCATCGGCCGCGTTGCTCGTTTGGTCAATGTCGCCAAGAAGCCCGTTCTTTACGTCGGCCAGGGTCTTCTCGCTAACCCCGAAGGCCCCAAGCTTTTGAAGGAATTGGCCGACAAGGCCTGCATTCCGGTCACCACAACTCTGCAGGGTCTGGGCGGCTTTGACGAGCTGGACTCCAAGGCGCTTCATATGCTGGGAATGCACGGATCGGCCTACGCCAACATGGCTATGCAGGAGGCTGATTTGATCATTGCTGTTGGTGCCCGTTTTGATGACCGTGTCACGGGTAACATCACCAAGTTCGCCCCTCAGGCTAAGCTGGCTGCGTCCGAGAACCGTGGTGGTATTGTCCACTTTGAGATCATGCCTaagaacatcaacaaggtTGTCCAGGCCAACGAGGCTGTCGAGGGTGACTGTGCCGAGAACATCGGCCACCTTCTGCCCCATGTCAACAAGGTGTCGGAGCGCCCCGAGTGGTTCGCTCAGATCAATGACTGGAAGGCTCgcttccccttctctctgTACGAGAAGCAGGCCCCGGAAGGCCCCATCAAGCCCCAGACTCtgattgagaagctcagcGACCTTACCGCCCACATGAAGGACCGTACCCTGATCGCCACTGGTGTTGGTCAACATCAGATGTGGGCTGCTCAGCACTTCCGTTGGCGCCATCCCCGTAGTATGATCACCTCTGGTGGTCTGGGTACTATGGGCTATGGTCTCCCCGCGGCGATTGGCGCCAAGGTTGCTTGCCCAGATGCCCTTgtcgttgatattgatggagatgcctCCTTCAACATGACCCTCACCGAGCTCTCTACTGCTGCTCAGTTCAACATCGGCGTCAAGGTCCTCCTGCTGAACAACGAGGAGCAAGGTATGGTGACCCAATGGCAGAACCTCTTCTACGAGGACCGTTATTCGCACACTCACCAGAAGAACCCCGACTTTGTTCCTCTGGCCAAGTCCATGGGCGTTGCTGCTGATAAGCTGGTCAACCCTGctgagatggaggagaagctgaagtgGCTGATCGAGAGCGACGGCCCCGCTCTGCTGGAGGTCATTACTGACCGTAAGGTGCCTGTGCTTCCCATGGTGCCCGCTGGCAGCGCCCTGCACGAGTTCCTTGTTTATGACGAAG CCAAGGAACAGGAGCGGAAGGCCCTGATGAGGAAGCGGAAGGTCATCGTCTAA